A single Haloglycomyces albus DSM 45210 DNA region contains:
- a CDS encoding S66 family peptidase: MSPSSALPAVLPLPYELGLQRLRDDFGLDPVEYPTTRKLGAAPRERAEDVNSAFADPSIKAVIASIGGDDQITVLPHLDRDTLAAGSKPFFGSSDNTNLLAYLASLGVVGYYGGCVMTCFGRPGAMHPDTESSLRSALFSRGEFVLPEIERYTTIDRDWADPTTFMSEPPTEPHPTIHWHHCQTEVEGQTWGGCLEIVSWLLMADQCVPDDFSDIVLFLETSEEMPSDIAVYRMLRNMGERGILKNIKALVWGTPKASSHRNPLGEKQRVHYHDCQYAAVARSMEEYAPRTPWVWGVDFGHTDPQLTIPYGGRMRLGLDRTITVTY, from the coding sequence GTGTCGCCGTCTTCTGCCTTGCCGGCAGTTCTCCCGCTTCCTTATGAACTAGGGTTGCAACGTCTGCGAGATGATTTCGGTCTCGATCCGGTCGAATACCCCACTACGCGCAAGCTCGGTGCTGCACCGCGGGAACGAGCGGAGGATGTGAACAGCGCCTTCGCCGATCCCAGCATCAAAGCGGTGATCGCGTCAATCGGAGGCGACGACCAGATCACGGTCTTGCCGCATCTCGACAGGGACACTCTCGCAGCGGGGAGCAAGCCGTTCTTCGGAAGCAGTGACAATACCAATCTGCTTGCCTACCTTGCTTCGCTTGGCGTCGTGGGCTATTACGGGGGATGCGTGATGACGTGTTTCGGGCGTCCAGGAGCGATGCACCCCGATACCGAATCGTCATTGCGGTCGGCGTTGTTCTCGCGTGGAGAATTCGTTCTGCCGGAGATCGAGCGGTATACCACGATCGACCGTGATTGGGCCGATCCCACCACGTTTATGTCCGAGCCTCCGACCGAACCCCACCCCACGATCCACTGGCACCATTGCCAGACTGAGGTGGAGGGACAAACCTGGGGTGGTTGCCTCGAGATCGTGTCTTGGCTTTTGATGGCTGACCAATGCGTGCCGGACGATTTTTCCGATATCGTCCTCTTCTTGGAGACTTCTGAGGAAATGCCTAGTGATATCGCGGTGTATCGCATGCTGCGTAATATGGGTGAGCGGGGAATTCTTAAAAACATCAAGGCACTCGTCTGGGGCACCCCGAAAGCATCAAGTCATCGGAATCCGCTGGGGGAGAAGCAGCGAGTTCATTATCACGATTGTCAGTACGCTGCCGTCGCCCGGAGTATGGAGGAATACGCTCCACGGACTCCCTGGGTTTGGGGTGTAGATTTTGGACACACCGACCCGCAGCTGACCATCCCGTATGGAGGACGGATGCGTTTGGGCCTCGACCGCACGATCACGGTGACGTACTAA